One Natrinema marinum genomic window carries:
- a CDS encoding group I truncated hemoglobin, with product MSETLYERLGGEDAIAAVVDEFYDRVVADEQVAHYFDDIDMQEQRAHQTKFISSVTGGPVDYSGREMAAAHADLEIGPADFEAIATHLDEALASFDVDDDDRQAVLEAVAGLRDDIVTAAD from the coding sequence ATGAGTGAAACACTCTACGAACGACTCGGTGGCGAAGACGCGATCGCCGCTGTGGTCGACGAGTTCTACGATCGCGTCGTGGCGGACGAGCAGGTCGCACACTACTTCGACGACATCGACATGCAGGAACAGCGGGCCCATCAGACCAAGTTCATCAGTTCGGTCACCGGTGGTCCGGTCGACTACTCCGGCCGGGAGATGGCGGCGGCTCACGCAGACCTCGAGATCGGCCCGGCCGATTTCGAGGCGATTGCGACCCACTTGGACGAGGCGCTGGCGTCGTTCGATGTCGACGACGACGATCGGCAGGCCGTCCTCGAGGCGGTCGCAGGGCTGCGAGACGATATCGTTACGGCGGCCGATTGA
- the hemL gene encoding glutamate-1-semialdehyde 2,1-aminomutase, translating to MTEDNSRELYDRALSVLPGGVNSAVRAAIEPYPFFVRKGEGGHVIDADGNRYIDWVMGLGPLLLGHDLPEPVRAAIQRTASEGPMYGTPTEVEVDLAEFVVRHVPSVEKIRFVNSGTEATVSAVRLARGYTGRNKIVVMQGGYHGAQESTLVEGDAENPTPSSAGIPQSFAEHTLPVPFNDEDAMREVFEEHGDDIAAVLTEPILGNYGIVYPEDGYHEFLREITDEHGSLLIFDEVITGFRVGGLGCAQSEFGVTPDLTTFGKIIGGGFPVGAIGGRAEIVEGFTPSGDVFQAGTFSGHPVTMAAGLETLQFAAENDVYDHVNGLGDRLRSGLTDIIADQAPSYTVTGTDSMFKVIFTRGGPGPDSLEEQCEAGCRQDPTCPRYDYCPKNAADVKNAETERWRRIFWGQMKEQDIFLSQNQFECQFVSYGHTDDDVEETLEAYKEAL from the coding sequence ATGACCGAGGACAACTCACGCGAACTCTACGATCGGGCGCTGTCGGTACTGCCCGGCGGCGTCAACTCCGCGGTCCGCGCGGCGATCGAGCCGTATCCGTTCTTCGTCCGCAAGGGCGAGGGCGGCCACGTTATCGATGCCGACGGCAACCGGTACATCGACTGGGTCATGGGTCTGGGACCGCTGCTGTTGGGCCACGACCTTCCCGAACCCGTCCGAGCGGCCATCCAGCGGACGGCCAGCGAAGGGCCGATGTACGGCACGCCGACGGAAGTCGAGGTCGATCTCGCGGAGTTCGTCGTTCGCCACGTCCCGAGCGTCGAGAAGATCCGCTTCGTCAACTCGGGGACCGAGGCGACGGTGTCGGCGGTCCGGCTCGCGCGAGGCTACACCGGCCGGAACAAGATCGTCGTCATGCAAGGCGGCTACCACGGCGCACAGGAGTCGACGCTGGTCGAGGGTGACGCCGAGAACCCGACGCCGTCCTCCGCGGGCATCCCGCAGTCCTTCGCCGAACACACGCTTCCGGTGCCGTTCAACGACGAGGACGCGATGCGAGAGGTCTTCGAGGAACACGGCGACGACATCGCGGCCGTTCTCACCGAGCCCATCCTGGGCAACTACGGCATCGTCTATCCCGAAGACGGCTACCACGAGTTCCTCCGCGAGATCACCGACGAGCACGGCTCGCTGCTGATCTTCGACGAGGTCATCACCGGCTTCCGGGTCGGCGGCCTCGGCTGCGCACAAAGCGAGTTCGGCGTCACGCCCGATCTGACGACGTTCGGCAAGATCATCGGCGGCGGCTTCCCCGTCGGCGCGATCGGCGGCCGCGCGGAGATCGTCGAGGGCTTTACCCCCTCCGGCGACGTCTTTCAGGCCGGCACCTTCTCCGGCCACCCCGTCACGATGGCCGCCGGCCTCGAGACCCTGCAGTTCGCCGCGGAAAACGACGTCTACGACCACGTCAACGGGCTGGGCGACCGGCTCCGGAGCGGGCTGACCGACATCATCGCCGATCAGGCCCCCAGCTACACCGTCACCGGCACCGACAGCATGTTCAAGGTGATCTTTACCAGAGGAGGTCCGGGACCGGACTCGCTCGAGGAGCAGTGCGAGGCCGGCTGCCGGCAGGACCCGACCTGCCCGCGCTACGACTACTGTCCGAAAAACGCCGCGGACGTGAAAAACGCCGAGACGGAGCGCTGGCGGCGCATCTTCTGGGGGCAGATGAAAGAACAAGATATCTTCCTCTCGCAGAACCAGTTCGAGTGCCAGTTCGTCAGCTACGGCCACACCGACGACGACGTCGAGGAGACGCTCGAGGCGTACAAGGAAGCGCTGTAG
- a CDS encoding sensor histidine kinase → MQRLENAGLIPEDRLPTYLTGFGAGLALVLLAEVAFGVAVGSPLVTDGTFLVGVITTIPFLVGISYAGYWLRSSALSPARYPRIGWWCLSGLGAFLFVNAALIAVDPIESWVAILSWLRWAVAFGAGTGLLIGCIEARAIERALTAERAVLRTEHVEQQRDYLDYLNGILRHEVLNAATIINGYASTVLETESGLCDRNRHRLEIVIDESEEMSTVIDDVRVLLRTTEGSYQPEAVNASRVLSDELDKLSNRRPSLEVAASIPDDVFVRADDLLARVFGNLLSNAVEHNDAATPRIEVTLDPGPETVRIEIADNGPGIPNSKLDVLFDRVESRGQTHGLGLYLVSQLVARYGGTVDLVETGPDGSRFAVELPTASSGRTADPIEESSTTALVVT, encoded by the coding sequence ATGCAACGGCTCGAGAATGCCGGCCTCATTCCCGAAGACCGGCTCCCTACGTATTTGACCGGCTTCGGAGCGGGACTAGCGCTCGTGTTGCTCGCGGAAGTCGCGTTCGGCGTTGCGGTCGGCTCGCCACTTGTCACTGACGGGACGTTTCTGGTCGGAGTGATCACGACAATTCCGTTTCTCGTTGGGATCTCGTACGCCGGCTACTGGCTCCGTTCGTCCGCCCTTTCGCCGGCGCGATACCCGCGCATCGGGTGGTGGTGTCTGAGCGGTCTCGGCGCCTTCCTGTTCGTCAACGCCGCTCTCATCGCCGTCGACCCGATCGAATCGTGGGTCGCGATCCTCTCGTGGCTTCGATGGGCCGTCGCGTTCGGTGCCGGGACCGGGCTGCTCATCGGCTGTATCGAAGCCCGCGCCATCGAGCGCGCCTTGACCGCCGAACGGGCCGTCCTCCGGACGGAACACGTCGAGCAGCAACGGGATTACCTCGACTACCTCAACGGCATCCTCCGCCACGAGGTGTTAAACGCCGCGACGATCATCAACGGCTACGCATCGACGGTTCTGGAGACGGAGTCGGGCTTGTGCGATCGAAATCGCCACCGCCTCGAGATCGTCATCGACGAATCCGAGGAGATGTCGACGGTGATCGACGACGTTCGCGTGCTATTACGGACGACCGAGGGAAGCTATCAGCCCGAGGCCGTCAACGCGTCCCGCGTGCTGTCCGACGAACTCGACAAACTATCTAACCGGCGACCCTCCCTCGAGGTAGCGGCGTCGATCCCCGATGATGTCTTCGTCCGCGCGGACGACCTGCTGGCTCGCGTTTTCGGGAACCTCCTCTCGAACGCGGTCGAACACAACGACGCCGCGACGCCCCGCATCGAGGTCACGCTCGATCCCGGCCCCGAAACCGTTCGAATCGAAATCGCGGACAACGGCCCCGGTATTCCGAACTCGAAGCTCGATGTCCTCTTCGACCGCGTCGAAAGCCGCGGGCAAACGCACGGCTTGGGACTGTATCTGGTCTCTCAACTCGTGGCCCGCTACGGCGGGACCGTCGACCTCGTCGAGACCGGCCCCGACGGCAGTCGCTTCGCGGTCGAACTCCCGACGGCCTCGAGCGGTCGGACCGCCGACCCGATCGAGGAGTCGTCGACGACGGCGCTCGTTGTAACGTAG
- a CDS encoding ammonium transporter yields the protein MEPMPLQVDPQVIVDGVNLMWVLVVSFLIFFMHAGFAMLEAGQVRSKNVANQLTKNLLTWSVGVTVFFLIGVGVDGLVAGSGFVPGFDVAAVNDWVGWLFGAVFAMTAATIVSGAVAGRAKLRAYVTYTFLLAAVIYPVVTGLTWSGELLSYNGVLFDDFAGGMIVHGMGGIAGLTAAWMLGPRLDRYNEDGSANVIPGHSLTFAVLGTLILAFGWYGFNVGTAATVFTVTDGELALGAFATVGRVAMTTTIAMACGAMGAGLVAWLKTGKVDTLYVANGLLAGLVGITAIPHASTWWGAFLVGGLAGAQLPIVFDIVENYLKIDDVCAVFPVHGSAGVLGTLMLPIVAAPEYMSGISGSRVDMFIAQFLGVVVIAAWTVVMTALVWGVLKLIGQARVTPEHERDGLDVSEHGVDTYPEFGQPDVATDGGSDEIIRTDGGEPNDGEIKMVTAIVRPDRLGQIKQSLAEAGAPSLTVTNVSGRGSQPAKKGQWRGEEYTVDLHQKVKIECVVADIPAQEVVDAIRTAAETGEPGDGKIFVLPVEDATQVRTGKTGPDAV from the coding sequence ATGGAGCCGATGCCCTTGCAGGTCGACCCACAGGTTATCGTCGACGGCGTGAACCTCATGTGGGTGCTCGTCGTCAGCTTCCTGATCTTCTTCATGCACGCCGGCTTCGCCATGCTCGAGGCGGGTCAGGTGCGCTCGAAGAACGTCGCGAACCAGCTGACGAAGAACCTGCTGACCTGGTCGGTCGGTGTGACAGTGTTCTTCCTCATCGGCGTCGGCGTCGATGGGCTCGTCGCTGGTAGCGGGTTCGTACCCGGATTCGATGTCGCAGCCGTCAACGACTGGGTCGGCTGGTTGTTCGGCGCCGTCTTCGCGATGACGGCCGCGACGATCGTCTCCGGAGCAGTCGCCGGTCGCGCGAAGCTTCGCGCGTACGTCACGTACACCTTCCTGCTGGCCGCGGTGATCTACCCCGTCGTCACCGGTCTCACGTGGTCGGGCGAACTGCTCTCGTACAACGGCGTGCTGTTCGACGACTTCGCCGGCGGGATGATCGTCCACGGGATGGGCGGCATCGCCGGACTCACCGCCGCTTGGATGCTCGGACCGCGCCTCGACCGCTACAACGAGGACGGCTCCGCGAACGTTATCCCCGGCCACTCGCTGACCTTCGCCGTGCTCGGGACGCTGATCCTGGCCTTCGGCTGGTACGGCTTCAACGTCGGGACCGCTGCGACGGTGTTCACCGTCACCGACGGCGAACTGGCGCTCGGTGCCTTCGCGACCGTCGGCCGCGTCGCCATGACGACGACGATCGCGATGGCCTGCGGCGCGATGGGTGCCGGGCTCGTCGCCTGGCTCAAAACCGGAAAAGTCGACACCCTCTACGTCGCGAACGGCCTGCTGGCCGGTCTCGTCGGGATCACCGCGATCCCCCACGCGTCGACCTGGTGGGGCGCGTTCCTCGTCGGCGGCCTCGCCGGCGCCCAGCTCCCCATCGTCTTCGACATCGTCGAGAACTACCTGAAGATCGACGACGTCTGTGCAGTCTTCCCGGTTCACGGTTCGGCCGGCGTCCTCGGGACGCTGATGCTCCCGATCGTGGCCGCACCCGAATACATGAGCGGCATCAGCGGTAGCCGCGTGGACATGTTCATCGCACAGTTCCTCGGCGTCGTCGTCATCGCCGCCTGGACGGTCGTCATGACCGCGCTCGTCTGGGGCGTACTCAAATTGATCGGACAGGCCCGTGTCACGCCTGAACACGAGCGCGACGGCCTCGACGTCTCCGAACACGGCGTCGATACCTACCCCGAGTTCGGCCAGCCCGATGTCGCCACCGACGGTGGCTCCGACGAAATCATCCGCACCGACGGCGGCGAGCCAAACGACGGCGAGATCAAGATGGTCACCGCGATCGTCCGCCCCGACCGCCTCGGCCAGATCAAGCAGTCGCTGGCCGAAGCCGGCGCGCCGTCGCTGACCGTCACCAACGTCTCCGGTCGCGGCTCACAGCCCGCGAAGAAGGGCCAGTGGCGCGGCGAGGAGTACACGGTCGACCTCCACCAGAAGGTCAAGATCGAGTGCGTCGTCGCCGACATCCCCGCACAGGAGGTCGTCGACGCCATCCGCACTGCCGCCGAAACCGGCGAACCCGGCGACGGCAAGATCTTCGTCCTTCCCGTCGAGGACGCGACACAGGTTCGAACCGGCAAGACCGGCCCTGACGCCGTCTAA
- a CDS encoding nitric-oxide reductase large subunit, translating into MQVKRKQLATFLATIFVVNLVVMGGGAWLSYANSPDIPDTIVGPDGETVVTNEDVRDGKRVFQENGLMNQGSILGRGSYYDTDYTAHTLELKTEYMREYYAQERHGENYTALNATVQAGIDERVRQELQSSEYGSQVRYSAAEVYAHEQVRADYVERYHEGDREHGIPEGQVPSAEEAEQFADFALWTAWISHTDRPGSTVSFTNDWPYSPAAGNAAGGAIMTWSVIAMVLLVGGAGIAIWLYQSVEIPEPESGSVSIPHPSEIELTPSQLLSTRFVLIGALLFVAQTFLGGLLAHYYVERDGFFGLSETIGFDILQWLPWSIARTWHVDLGILWIATMWLGAGLFLAPLLTGREPPKQALYVKGLIGALLVVAVGGLVGIWLGTNNVFGDQLWWLLGNEGLEYLEIGRVWQVGLLVGFLGWTVLVARGFKPLLDREPRYGLAHMIVYAGGSIGLLFMAGFLYTPKTNIVVTEFWRWWVVHMWVEGVFEFFILVVIALTLVSMNLLSKKAAEKAVIFQSALVMGSGIIGVSHHYWWAGLPEVWLPIGSVFSTLEFIPLLFILYEALGQYRAMDTAGNDFPYRMAFYFIVASSVWNFFGAGVIGFFINLPLISYYETGTYLTVAHAHGAMFGAFGLLAMGMAVYILRLTTRESRWTDRRLRWSFWCCNTGLALMIFLSLLPIGFLQLEVGFTQGYAASRALEFYNGGLVQTLFWLRMPGDTLLIAGAVCFAWDVAAKLLFQRKATAGETSDHVIADRLIPDRGSVDPVSDDD; encoded by the coding sequence ATGCAAGTGAAACGAAAACAGCTGGCGACGTTCCTCGCGACGATCTTCGTCGTAAACCTCGTCGTCATGGGCGGCGGCGCGTGGCTCTCCTACGCCAACTCGCCCGATATTCCCGACACTATCGTCGGACCCGACGGCGAGACGGTCGTGACGAACGAGGACGTCCGAGACGGCAAGCGAGTGTTTCAGGAGAACGGCCTGATGAATCAGGGCTCGATTCTGGGCCGCGGCAGTTACTACGACACCGACTACACCGCTCACACGCTCGAGTTGAAGACGGAGTACATGCGCGAGTACTACGCCCAGGAGCGCCACGGCGAGAACTACACGGCGTTGAACGCCACGGTGCAGGCGGGCATCGACGAGCGGGTCCGGCAGGAACTCCAATCGAGCGAGTACGGCTCACAGGTTCGGTACTCCGCGGCCGAGGTCTACGCCCACGAGCAGGTCCGCGCGGACTACGTCGAGCGCTACCACGAGGGGGACCGCGAACACGGCATTCCCGAGGGACAGGTGCCGAGCGCCGAGGAGGCCGAGCAGTTCGCCGACTTCGCGCTGTGGACCGCCTGGATCTCCCACACCGACCGCCCCGGCTCGACGGTCTCCTTTACCAACGACTGGCCGTACTCGCCCGCTGCGGGCAACGCCGCCGGCGGCGCGATCATGACCTGGAGCGTCATCGCCATGGTGTTGCTCGTCGGCGGCGCGGGGATCGCAATCTGGCTCTACCAGTCCGTCGAGATCCCCGAACCCGAGTCCGGCAGCGTCTCGATCCCCCACCCGTCGGAGATCGAACTGACGCCGAGCCAACTTCTGAGCACCAGGTTCGTCCTCATCGGCGCGCTGTTGTTCGTCGCGCAGACGTTCCTCGGCGGCTTGCTCGCCCACTACTACGTCGAGCGCGACGGCTTCTTCGGCCTCAGCGAGACGATCGGCTTCGACATCCTCCAGTGGCTGCCCTGGTCGATCGCGCGGACCTGGCACGTCGATCTGGGCATCCTCTGGATCGCCACGATGTGGCTCGGCGCGGGCCTGTTCCTCGCGCCGCTGCTGACCGGCCGCGAGCCGCCCAAACAGGCGCTGTACGTCAAGGGCCTGATCGGCGCGCTGCTGGTCGTCGCCGTCGGCGGCCTCGTCGGCATCTGGCTGGGGACGAACAACGTCTTCGGCGACCAACTGTGGTGGCTGCTCGGCAACGAGGGACTGGAGTATCTCGAAATCGGCCGCGTCTGGCAGGTCGGCCTGCTGGTCGGCTTCCTCGGCTGGACCGTCCTCGTGGCGCGGGGCTTCAAGCCACTCTTGGACCGCGAGCCCCGCTACGGGCTAGCCCACATGATCGTCTACGCGGGCGGCTCGATCGGCTTGTTGTTCATGGCCGGCTTCCTCTACACGCCCAAGACGAACATCGTGGTCACGGAGTTCTGGCGCTGGTGGGTCGTCCACATGTGGGTCGAGGGCGTCTTCGAGTTCTTCATCCTCGTCGTCATCGCCCTGACGCTGGTCTCGATGAACCTCCTCTCGAAAAAGGCCGCCGAGAAGGCCGTCATCTTCCAGTCCGCCCTCGTCATGGGCAGCGGCATCATCGGCGTCTCCCACCACTACTGGTGGGCCGGCCTCCCCGAGGTCTGGCTCCCCATCGGCAGCGTCTTCTCGACGCTCGAGTTCATTCCCCTGCTGTTCATCCTCTACGAGGCGCTGGGCCAGTACCGCGCGATGGACACCGCCGGGAACGATTTCCCCTACCGGATGGCCTTCTACTTCATCGTCGCCTCCTCGGTCTGGAACTTCTTCGGAGCCGGCGTGATCGGCTTTTTCATCAATCTCCCGCTCATCAGCTACTACGAGACCGGCACCTACCTCACGGTGGCCCACGCCCACGGCGCGATGTTCGGCGCGTTCGGCCTGCTCGCGATGGGGATGGCCGTCTACATCCTCCGGTTGACCACCCGCGAGAGCCGCTGGACCGACCGACGCCTGCGCTGGTCGTTCTGGTGCTGTAACACCGGGCTCGCTCTGATGATCTTCCTTTCCCTGCTCCCGATCGGTTTCCTCCAGCTCGAGGTCGGCTTCACGCAGGGCTATGCGGCCTCCCGGGCCCTCGAGTTCTACAACGGGGGACTCGTCCAGACCCTGTTCTGGCTGCGCATGCCCGGCGACACCCTGCTGATCGCCGGAGCGGTGTGCTTCGCGTGGGACGTGGCCGCGAAGCTGCTCTTCCAGCGGAAGGCGACTGCTGGGGAAACGAGCGATCACGTTATCGCCGACCGGCTCATCCCCGACCGCGGCTCCGTCGACCCGGTCAGCGACGACGACTGA
- the hemB gene encoding porphobilinogen synthase: protein MDLTHRPRRLRQDRVRGLVSETSLEPADLIAPVFVDATADERVPIESMPGHERVPIDDSVARVEEVLETGVEAVMLFGIPESKDSEGSRAWAEDGVIQEALRRITSETDAYVITDVCLCEYTDHGHCGPLEEELRAEEEVVESDGPTCEPTLTVDNDATLEALEKISTSHARAGADMIAPSGMMDGMVGAIRDALDRDGFEHVPIMSYAVKYESAFYGPFRDAADGAPAFGNRRHYQMDPANAREALREARLDAEQGADVMMVKPALPYLDIVSAVRREFDRPVAAYNVSGEYAMLQAAAEKGWLELDDVALESLLSIKRAGADLILTYFAEDVAEHLAADRRR from the coding sequence ATGGATCTCACACATCGCCCTCGGCGGCTCCGTCAGGACCGGGTCCGCGGGCTCGTCAGCGAAACGAGCCTCGAGCCCGCCGATCTCATCGCTCCGGTGTTCGTCGACGCGACGGCCGACGAGCGGGTCCCGATCGAGTCGATGCCCGGCCACGAGCGGGTCCCGATCGACGACTCGGTTGCCCGCGTGGAGGAAGTCCTCGAGACCGGCGTCGAAGCGGTCATGCTCTTTGGTATCCCGGAATCGAAAGACTCCGAGGGGAGCCGCGCCTGGGCCGAAGACGGCGTCATCCAGGAGGCGCTGCGCCGGATCACGAGCGAGACCGATGCCTACGTCATCACCGACGTCTGTCTCTGTGAGTACACCGACCACGGTCACTGCGGGCCCCTCGAGGAGGAATTGCGAGCCGAGGAGGAGGTCGTCGAATCGGACGGACCGACCTGCGAGCCGACGCTGACCGTCGACAACGACGCGACGCTCGAGGCCTTGGAGAAGATCAGCACTTCGCACGCTCGCGCAGGCGCGGACATGATCGCTCCCAGCGGGATGATGGACGGGATGGTCGGCGCTATCCGCGACGCCCTGGACCGCGACGGGTTCGAGCACGTCCCGATCATGAGCTACGCGGTCAAGTACGAGAGCGCCTTCTACGGCCCGTTCCGGGACGCCGCCGACGGCGCACCGGCCTTCGGCAATCGGCGACACTATCAGATGGACCCCGCGAACGCCCGGGAAGCGCTCCGGGAGGCCCGCCTCGACGCCGAGCAGGGCGCGGACGTGATGATGGTCAAACCCGCGCTGCCGTATCTCGACATCGTCAGCGCCGTCCGCCGGGAGTTCGACCGTCCCGTCGCCGCCTACAACGTCTCCGGCGAGTACGCCATGCTGCAGGCCGCCGCCGAAAAGGGGTGGCTCGAACTGGATGACGTGGCACTCGAGTCGCTGCTCTCGATCAAACGTGCAGGTGCGGACCTGATTCTGACGTACTTCGCGGAGGATGTCGCGGAGCACCTCGCTGCGGACCGACGCCGGTAG
- a CDS encoding succinic semialdehyde dehydrogenase has translation MVLETESRTDVLAATSVSADRLATLADRVDADGTDTIDVRAPATDAEIGEIPDCAGSDVERAVDRARAAQSTWTETSIDERREILDRFGDLVLQHRAELLDILQLETGKSRRHAVEEVLDVAMTCSYYADRGDAALGEDRRRGVFPHATTARVTYEPVGVVVAISPWNYPLTLSLTDVLPALIAGNTVVLKPDEKTPYTALALADLLERAGLPEGCFEIVTGRGATVGPALIDRVDYVSFTGSTETGQLVAEQAGRNLIGCSLELGGKNPLIVLDDADIEEAARGAVQACFANAGQLCLAAERIYVADAIADEFVEAFVAATEELTLGTGFDFADDVGSLIDGDQLERVERHVEDARERGATVLTGGERRPDAGPFCYEPTILTDLEPEATAACEETFGPVVAVESVPTVATAIRKANDSEYGLNASVWTGNPKRGVAVAREIDCGTVCVNDAYISGWAAVDAPMGGFGDSGLGRRHGPEGIERYLEPRTIATSRIGPLDAPPSVPTAWYARGMFALTRLQHRLPTVSSVKRRLREAASGD, from the coding sequence ATGGTACTCGAGACCGAATCACGCACAGACGTCCTCGCGGCGACGAGCGTCTCCGCGGATCGGCTCGCGACGCTGGCCGATCGGGTCGACGCCGACGGCACCGACACGATCGACGTACGAGCGCCGGCGACGGACGCCGAGATCGGAGAGATTCCCGACTGCGCCGGGTCCGACGTCGAACGGGCTGTCGACCGCGCTCGAGCAGCCCAGTCGACGTGGACCGAGACGTCGATCGACGAGCGACGCGAGATCCTCGATCGGTTCGGCGATCTCGTGCTGCAACATCGGGCGGAACTGCTCGACATTCTCCAACTCGAGACGGGGAAATCCCGTCGCCACGCCGTCGAGGAGGTCCTCGACGTCGCGATGACCTGCTCGTACTACGCCGACCGCGGCGACGCGGCGCTCGGGGAGGATCGACGGCGGGGCGTCTTCCCGCACGCGACGACGGCCCGCGTGACCTACGAGCCCGTCGGCGTCGTCGTCGCGATCTCACCGTGGAACTACCCGCTCACGCTCTCGCTGACCGACGTGCTCCCCGCGCTGATCGCGGGTAATACGGTCGTCCTCAAACCCGACGAGAAGACGCCGTACACCGCGCTCGCGCTGGCGGACCTGCTCGAGCGCGCGGGGCTTCCCGAGGGCTGTTTCGAGATCGTCACCGGCCGCGGCGCGACCGTCGGGCCGGCGCTAATCGACCGCGTCGACTACGTCTCCTTTACCGGCAGTACCGAGACGGGCCAGCTCGTCGCCGAACAGGCGGGCCGGAACCTGATCGGCTGCTCGCTCGAACTCGGCGGCAAGAACCCGCTGATCGTCCTCGATGACGCCGATATCGAGGAGGCCGCTCGCGGCGCGGTCCAGGCCTGTTTCGCGAACGCCGGTCAGTTGTGTCTCGCCGCCGAGCGGATCTACGTCGCCGACGCGATCGCCGACGAGTTCGTCGAGGCGTTCGTCGCGGCGACGGAGGAGCTCACGCTCGGGACCGGCTTCGACTTCGCGGACGACGTGGGCTCGCTGATCGACGGCGACCAACTCGAGCGCGTCGAGCGCCACGTCGAGGACGCTCGCGAGCGGGGCGCGACGGTGCTGACCGGCGGCGAGCGCCGGCCCGACGCGGGGCCGTTTTGCTACGAGCCGACGATCCTGACGGACCTCGAGCCCGAGGCGACGGCCGCCTGCGAAGAGACCTTTGGCCCGGTCGTCGCGGTCGAGTCGGTCCCGACCGTCGCGACGGCGATTCGGAAGGCCAACGACTCCGAGTACGGCCTGAACGCGAGCGTCTGGACCGGAAACCCAAAACGCGGCGTCGCCGTCGCCCGCGAGATCGACTGCGGCACCGTCTGCGTCAACGACGCCTACATCTCCGGCTGGGCGGCCGTCGACGCGCCGATGGGCGGCTTCGGCGACTCCGGGCTCGGCCGCCGCCACGGCCCCGAGGGGATCGAGCGCTACCTCGAGCCCAGAACGATCGCGACCTCCCGGATCGGCCCGCTAGACGCCCCACCGAGCGTGCCGACCGCGTGGTACGCCCGCGGCATGTTCGCGCTGACGCGGCTGCAACACCGGTTGCCGACCGTCTCGAGCGTCAAGCGCCGGCTCCGGGAGGCTGCGTCCGGCGACTGA